One Pseudoalteromonas espejiana DSM 9414 DNA window includes the following coding sequences:
- a CDS encoding MotA/TolQ/ExbB proton channel family protein — MVLLIDSINAIRDFLDTGGQVLLVIGVLIFAMWLLILERFIYFFKGFRSYKQNVKAQWKNRAERNSWNAEQIRQAMISRAGMRLNTNLALINVMVALCPLLGLLGTVTGMIEVFDVMAITGTGSARSMASGVSKATIPTMAGMVGALSGVFASTFLQRRAKREVELLEDNMVLDH, encoded by the coding sequence ATGGTGCTATTGATTGACTCAATCAATGCTATCCGTGATTTTCTCGACACTGGTGGCCAAGTTCTCTTGGTCATCGGGGTGTTAATCTTCGCGATGTGGTTATTGATACTCGAGCGATTTATTTATTTTTTCAAAGGTTTTCGTAGTTACAAACAAAACGTAAAAGCGCAGTGGAAAAACCGTGCAGAGCGTAATAGCTGGAATGCAGAGCAAATACGCCAGGCGATGATATCCCGTGCGGGTATGCGCTTAAACACAAACCTTGCGTTAATTAACGTAATGGTAGCGCTTTGTCCGCTCCTTGGTCTATTAGGCACAGTAACCGGAATGATTGAAGTGTTTGATGTTATGGCAATTACAGGTACGGGTAGTGCGCGCTCAATGGCATCAGGTGTTTCTAAGGCAACTATTCCTACTATGGCAGGCATGGTTGGCGCACTTTCGGGTGTATTTGCCTCTACGTTTTTACAACGCAGAGCTAAGCGCGAAGTT
- a CDS encoding MotA/TolQ/ExbB proton channel family protein produces the protein MKLFTQMTKVALFAASLSFVGTSVAAEPMDLDSLLKTLEEGKSAQSVQNKQREQEFAARQNEQVQMLKNTQAKRNQMLVESERLETQFEENEIKLANLTDTLSKRMGSLKELFGVLQQVAGDSSNKFATSVVSAEIAGRSTFMDELAQKMGSTSKLASIEDIEKVWFELQREMTEQGKVSRFNTDVIVQGGEKAQQEVVRVGAFNLISNGKYLEFNPVTNTLSELNRQPVARFTATADELQNTKNGVVQFALDPTGGSILGLLVQAPDTQERVHQGGTVGYVILGVGVIALLISFERFFSLMVMGGKIRRQLKDDVARDDNPLGRVMKVKDQFPDVAHDTLELKLSEAILREMPKVTRNLTLIKIISVVAPLLGLLGTVTGMINTFQAITLFGTGDPKLMAGGISQALVTTVLGLVVAIPTVFLYTLLNTRAKNILLTIQEQSAGIIAQRSEKGA, from the coding sequence ATGAAACTGTTTACTCAAATGACAAAAGTAGCCCTTTTTGCTGCAAGCCTTAGCTTTGTAGGGACTAGTGTAGCGGCAGAGCCTATGGACTTAGACTCACTTTTAAAAACCCTTGAAGAGGGTAAGTCTGCACAAAGCGTACAAAACAAACAACGTGAACAAGAGTTTGCAGCTCGTCAAAACGAGCAAGTACAAATGCTTAAAAACACACAAGCAAAGCGTAATCAAATGCTTGTTGAGTCTGAACGTTTAGAAACTCAGTTTGAAGAAAACGAAATTAAGCTTGCTAACTTAACCGATACATTGTCTAAACGTATGGGATCACTTAAAGAGCTATTTGGTGTACTACAACAAGTAGCAGGGGATTCAAGCAATAAGTTTGCAACCTCTGTGGTATCAGCCGAGATTGCTGGACGTAGTACATTTATGGATGAGCTGGCTCAAAAAATGGGTTCTACCTCAAAGCTTGCCTCTATCGAAGATATTGAAAAAGTGTGGTTTGAACTACAACGTGAAATGACTGAGCAAGGTAAAGTAAGCCGCTTTAATACCGACGTAATTGTACAAGGTGGTGAAAAAGCACAGCAAGAAGTGGTACGTGTAGGTGCATTTAACTTAATTTCTAACGGTAAATACCTAGAATTTAACCCAGTAACAAATACGCTAAGCGAGCTAAATCGTCAGCCGGTAGCACGTTTTACTGCAACAGCAGATGAGTTACAAAACACTAAAAACGGTGTAGTGCAGTTTGCACTTGACCCAACGGGTGGCTCAATTTTAGGTTTATTAGTGCAAGCGCCAGATACGCAAGAGCGTGTACACCAAGGTGGTACAGTTGGTTACGTTATTTTAGGTGTAGGTGTTATTGCTTTGCTTATCTCATTTGAACGCTTTTTCTCGTTAATGGTTATGGGTGGAAAAATCCGTCGCCAACTTAAAGATGATGTAGCACGCGATGACAACCCACTAGGCCGCGTTATGAAAGTAAAAGATCAGTTCCCTGATGTTGCCCACGACACGCTAGAGCTTAAATTAAGCGAAGCTATTTTACGTGAAATGCCAAAAGTAACGCGTAATTTAACGCTTATTAAAATCATCTCGGTGGTGGCACCGCTACTAGGTTTACTAGGTACAGTGACCGGTATGATCAACACCTTCCAAGCTATCACGTTGTTTGGTACAGGTGACCCTAAACTAATGGCTGGTGGTATTTCACAAGCATTGGTAACAACGGTACTTGGCTTAGTTGTGGCTATTCCTACGGTATTTTTATACACCCTACTTAATACACGCGCTAAAAATATATTGCTTACTATTCAGGAGCAAAGCGCAGGTATTATCGCACAGCGAAGCGAGAAGGGAGCATAA